In Populus alba chromosome 1, ASM523922v2, whole genome shotgun sequence, a single window of DNA contains:
- the LOC140955278 gene encoding uncharacterized protein, whose translation MEGIEGMEATPAELEHPNTAANLEDLMARMTQAINQNQTQTPTVMHDITATQIGIKLDGTNYALWSQIVEKFISGKDKLEYINGDLPQPEPNDPSFRRWRTENSVVKGWLISSMNPSLANNFIQFLTAKQVWDSIAVTYFYGTDTSQVAKTGNSSSHGGKLNPKKTKGHVEGGCSHCGNLKHTHETCFKIHGYPEWWTKLKARKQKEAAGGTGRAAMVNSAPINPEATLSLVPLVESKEDMAASLGNPGNNSSNDSNALLVSNACKNEDWIMDSGATDHMMFCQDDLVEISEPRRNNIFNANGVMYPVKRAETVDISSSIPLANTLLDILMKKIIGRGTKREGLYYMNDFSFNKVNTMSRTSSAHEEHIWLWHARCETCILAKSHCVPFPTSMNKSDIPFTLIHSDVWGPSPITTISGIRWFVTFVDNYTRMTWLYLLKCKDEVFGVFRAFHAMIQNQYSAKVRILRTDNGGEFCQNNVTLPSLLLIKPHIFGCVAFVHLHKNQRTKLEPCAVRCIFLGYGTNKKGYRCYDPNKNRVYLTMDVTFVELNKFYSPHISASSLQRETWDEEQKWWTEQIEETVVTAAPTVVTMHLHKRRKPW comes from the exons ATGGAGGGAATAGAAGGAATGGAAGCAACACCGGCAGAACTAGAGCACCCAAATACGGCTGCAAATCTTGAAGACCTTATGGCAAGAATGACTCAAGCCATAAACCAGAATCAAACACAGACTCCAACTGTAATGCATGATATTACCGCGACACAAATTGGTATCAAACTCGATGGTACCAATTATGCTTTATGGTCCCAAATTGTTGAGAAGTTCATCTCAGGAAAAGACAAGTTGGAATATATAAATGGTGATCTTCCACAACCCGAACCGAATGACCCTTCATTTAGGAGGTGGAGGACAGAAAACTCAGTGGTAAAAGGATGGTTAATTAGCTCAATGAACCCATCCTTGGCCAACAACTTCATTCAATTCCTTACAGCTAAACAGGTATGGGATTCAATTGCTGTAACTTACTTTTATGGGACTGATACATCTCAG GTAGCCAAGACTGGAAACTCCTCTTCACACGGGGGGAaattaaatcctaaaaaaactAAGGGCCATGTGGAAGGAGGATGCTCCCATTGTGGGAACTTGAAACACACCCATGAGACATGTTTTAAAATACATGGCTACCCCGAATGGTGGACAAAACTCAAGGcacgaaaacaaaaagaagctgCTGGTGGAACTGGAAGAGCAGCCATGGTTAATTCAGCCCCCATAAATCCAGAAGCCACCCTTTCACTCGTCCCACTTGTTGAATCAAAGGAGGACATGGCAGCCTCTCTCGGTAATCCAGGTAACAATTCCAGTAATGACAGCAATGCCTTACTTGTGTCTAACGCATGCAAGAATGAAGACTGGATAATGGATTCAGGAGCTACTGATCATATGATGTTTTGTCAAGATGATCTTGTGGAAATTTCAGAGCCAAGGCGAAATAATATATTCAATGCCAATGGGGTTATGTATCCGGTTAAAAGAGCTGAAACCGTAGATATATCATCTTCAATCCCATTGGCTAACACTCTTTTA GATATTCTCATGAAAAAGATTATTGGGCGTGGTACTAAAAGAGAGGGGTTATACTACATGAACGACTTCAGTTTCAACAAAGTCAATACCATGAGTCGCACATCTAGCGCACACGAAGAACATATTTGGTTATGGCACGCTCG ATGTGAAACATGCATATTGGCCAAGAGTCACTGTGTACCTTTTCCAACTAGCATGAATAAAAGTGATATTCCATTTACTCTAattcactctgatgtttggGGACCTTCCCCTATTACAACTATCTCGGGTATACGATGGTTTGTGACTTTTGTAGATAATTATACGCGAATGACATGGCTATACTTGTTGAAATGCAAGGATGAAGTTTTTGGTGTATTTCGAGCATTTCATGCTATGATTCAGAACCAATATTCAGCAAAGGTTCGTATTCTTCGGACGGACAATGGGGGAGA GTTTTGTCAAAACAATGTCACTCTACCATCTTTACTCCTCATTAAGCCACATATATTTGGATGTGTTGCCTTTGTTCATTTGCATAAAAATCAAAGGACCAAGCTGGAACCGTGTGCCGTTCGGTGCATATTTTTGGGGTATGGTACCAACAAGAAAGGGTATCGCTGCTATGACCCGAATAAAAATCGGGTGTATTTAACAATGGATGTCACATTTGTAGAATTGAACAAGTTTTATTCACCACATATATCAGCTTCTTCTCTTCAGCGGGAGACTTGGGATGAAGAGCAGAAGTGGTGGACGGAACAAATTGAAGAAACAGTGGTGACAGCAGCTCCTACTGTAGTGACAATGCACCTTCACAAAAGGAGAAAACCATGGTGA